A region of Leifsonia xyli DNA encodes the following proteins:
- a CDS encoding aldo/keto reductase gives MKTIALGTEKLEVSQLGLGCMGMSAFYTGAGQDEAGSIRTIHRAMELGVTFFDTAEIYGPYTNEELLAKAFADGRRDRVVIATKFGNILHRQNDERGLDGSPENLRLAVEGSLRRLNTDRIDLYYQHRMDPKTPIEDTVGALKELIDEGKILHYGLSEAAAATIRRANAVHPVTAIQTEYSLWTRDPEAEVLPTVRELGIGFVPYSPLGRGFLTGTIRSLDDLSDDDFRRFNPRFEGDNLEANIRIVEQVDEVAREVGAAPGQVALAWLLSKGDDIAPIPGTTKVKNLEQNVAATDLTLTANQLTRLDAVAAPVGDRYPDMSTVNR, from the coding sequence ATGAAGACGATCGCACTGGGAACCGAGAAGCTGGAGGTCTCGCAGCTGGGCCTCGGCTGCATGGGAATGTCCGCGTTCTACACGGGAGCGGGCCAGGACGAAGCCGGCTCGATCCGCACCATCCACCGGGCGATGGAGCTGGGCGTCACGTTCTTCGACACCGCCGAGATCTACGGTCCGTACACGAACGAGGAGCTGCTCGCGAAGGCGTTCGCCGACGGGCGACGGGACCGCGTCGTCATCGCGACGAAGTTCGGAAACATCCTTCACCGCCAGAACGACGAGCGGGGGCTGGACGGGTCGCCCGAGAACCTGCGCCTCGCCGTCGAGGGCTCGCTGCGCCGGCTGAACACCGACCGCATCGACCTCTACTACCAGCACCGGATGGACCCGAAGACCCCGATCGAGGACACGGTCGGGGCGCTGAAGGAGCTGATCGACGAGGGCAAGATCCTGCACTACGGGCTCTCCGAGGCGGCCGCCGCCACGATCCGCCGTGCGAATGCGGTGCACCCGGTCACGGCCATCCAGACCGAGTACTCGCTGTGGACCCGCGACCCCGAGGCCGAGGTCCTGCCGACCGTGCGCGAGCTGGGCATCGGCTTCGTGCCCTACTCGCCGCTGGGCCGCGGGTTCCTGACCGGCACCATCCGCTCGCTCGACGACCTGTCCGACGACGACTTCCGCCGCTTCAACCCGCGGTTCGAGGGCGACAACCTGGAGGCGAACATCCGCATCGTCGAGCAGGTGGACGAGGTGGCCCGCGAGGTCGGTGCGGCACCCGGCCAGGTGGCGCTCGCGTGGCTGCTGTCGAAGGGCGACGACATCGCGCCCATCCCCGGCACTACGAAGGTGAAGAACCTGGAGCAGAACGTCGCCGCGACCGACCTGACCCTCACCGCGAACCAGCTCACCCGCCTGGACGCCGTCGCCGCCCCGGTCGGCGACCGCTACCCCGACATGTCGACGGTCAACCGCTGA
- a CDS encoding MerR family transcriptional regulator, which produces MTDTRTAMSISDVAERTGLTTHTLRYYEREGLMLSPVERASSTHRRYTEADVSWVGFLTKLRSTAMPIATMRQYVVLARQGDGTEAERLELLLLHRMAVVRQLEEMTASLAAIDYKIDLYRRTVEQVTEGNDA; this is translated from the coding sequence ATGACCGACACACGGACGGCGATGTCGATCTCCGACGTCGCCGAGCGGACCGGACTCACCACCCACACACTGCGCTACTACGAACGCGAGGGGCTCATGCTCTCGCCGGTCGAGCGCGCGTCCTCCACCCATCGGCGCTACACCGAGGCGGATGTGTCGTGGGTCGGCTTCCTCACCAAGCTGCGCTCGACCGCCATGCCGATCGCCACGATGCGCCAGTACGTCGTGCTGGCCCGTCAGGGCGACGGGACGGAGGCGGAGCGGCTGGAGCTGCTGCTCCTGCACCGTATGGCGGTGGTGCGGCAGCTGGAGGAGATGACGGCGAGCCTGGCGGCCATCGACTACAAGATCGACCTGTACCGGCGCACCGTCGAGCAGGTCACGGAAGGGAACGACGCATGA
- a CDS encoding 1-deoxy-D-xylulose-5-phosphate synthase, whose amino-acid sequence MGILETIHGPRDLDRLTDGELVQLAAEVRAFLVANVAKTGGHLGPNLGVVETTIAIHRVFDSPRDAIVFDTGHQSYVHKLLTGRQDFSQLRQRGGMAGYPQRSESEHDIVESSHASSSLSWADGISRAFELTGQKDRHVVAVVGDGALTGGMTWEALNNISDDNNRKLIIVVNDNGRSYAPTIGGMARFLNTVRTRKTYRSLYLTSQAAFDKLGTPGRSFYRGVRGGLHGFLSRFSNNEALYSNLDIKYIGPIHGHDIEAMEEALRQAKNYGAPVIVHAITQKGRGYEPALRDAADQFHSVGKIDPETGEPTSAASTPDWTGVFADEIVRLAEKNPKIVGITAAMLRPTGLHKFAERFPDRVHDVGIAEQHAATSAAGLAFGGLHPVVAIYATFMNRAFDQVLMDVALHKAGVTFVLDRAGVTGPDGPSHHGIWDLAILQVVPNIRLAAPRDGTRFREELAEAVAVEDAPTVLRFPKGPVQPDIAAVRRLDDGVDVLLEGDRKDVLLVTVGPMADLGLKVAERLAAQGIGATVVDPRWVVPVPKSILSLAAEHRIVVTIEDGIRVGGIGTRVRQDLREAGIDTAVDELGLPDAFIEHASRDQILEDAGLTPQKIARDLVAQVLGSRVPIARPLPDDTAADETPAAKKPGA is encoded by the coding sequence ATGGGTATCCTCGAGACCATCCACGGTCCACGCGACCTCGACCGCCTGACCGACGGTGAGCTGGTCCAGCTCGCCGCCGAGGTGCGGGCGTTCCTCGTCGCCAACGTGGCGAAGACCGGTGGACACCTCGGCCCCAACCTGGGCGTGGTCGAGACGACCATCGCGATCCACCGCGTCTTCGACTCCCCGCGGGACGCCATCGTCTTCGACACCGGCCACCAGTCCTACGTGCACAAGCTGCTGACCGGCCGCCAGGACTTCTCGCAGCTGCGGCAGCGCGGCGGGATGGCGGGCTACCCGCAGCGCTCGGAGTCCGAGCACGACATCGTGGAGAGCTCTCACGCCTCCTCGTCTCTGTCCTGGGCGGACGGCATCTCGCGCGCCTTCGAGCTGACCGGGCAGAAGGACCGTCACGTGGTCGCCGTCGTCGGCGACGGCGCGCTGACCGGCGGCATGACGTGGGAAGCGCTCAACAACATCTCCGACGACAACAACCGCAAGCTGATCATCGTGGTCAACGACAACGGCCGCTCGTACGCGCCGACGATCGGCGGCATGGCTCGGTTCCTCAACACGGTCCGCACCCGGAAGACCTACCGTAGCCTCTACCTCACCTCGCAGGCCGCCTTCGACAAGCTCGGCACGCCGGGCCGCTCCTTCTACCGGGGGGTCCGCGGCGGCCTCCACGGGTTCCTCAGCCGCTTCTCGAACAACGAAGCGCTGTACTCGAACCTCGACATCAAGTACATCGGCCCCATCCACGGCCACGACATCGAGGCGATGGAGGAGGCGCTCCGCCAGGCGAAGAATTACGGCGCCCCGGTCATCGTCCACGCGATCACCCAGAAGGGACGCGGCTACGAGCCCGCTCTGCGCGACGCGGCCGACCAGTTCCACTCCGTCGGCAAGATCGACCCGGAGACCGGAGAGCCGACCAGCGCGGCCAGCACGCCGGACTGGACCGGCGTCTTCGCCGACGAGATCGTGCGCCTCGCCGAGAAGAACCCGAAGATCGTCGGCATCACCGCCGCGATGCTCCGCCCGACGGGCCTGCACAAGTTCGCCGAACGGTTCCCGGACCGCGTCCACGACGTCGGCATCGCCGAACAGCACGCGGCGACCAGCGCCGCCGGCCTCGCGTTCGGCGGGCTGCATCCTGTCGTGGCCATCTACGCCACCTTCATGAACCGCGCGTTCGACCAGGTGCTCATGGATGTCGCACTGCACAAGGCGGGCGTGACCTTCGTCCTCGACCGCGCCGGTGTGACGGGCCCGGACGGACCGAGCCACCACGGGATCTGGGACCTCGCGATCCTGCAGGTCGTGCCGAACATCCGGCTGGCGGCGCCGCGCGACGGCACGCGCTTCCGCGAGGAGCTCGCCGAGGCGGTGGCCGTCGAGGACGCACCGACCGTGCTGCGCTTTCCGAAGGGACCGGTCCAGCCCGACATCGCAGCGGTGCGCCGCCTCGACGACGGGGTGGACGTGCTCCTCGAAGGCGACCGCAAGGACGTCCTGCTGGTCACCGTCGGGCCGATGGCCGACCTCGGCCTCAAGGTCGCGGAGCGGCTCGCGGCGCAGGGGATCGGTGCGACCGTCGTCGACCCGCGCTGGGTCGTCCCGGTGCCGAAGAGCATCCTGTCGCTCGCAGCCGAGCACCGCATCGTCGTGACGATCGAGGACGGCATCCGCGTCGGCGGCATCGGCACGCGCGTCCGCCAGGACCTCCGCGAGGCCGGCATCGACACCGCGGTGGACGAGCTGGGCCTGCCCGACGCGTTCATCGAGCACGCGTCGCGCGACCAGATCCTCGAGGATGCTGGGCTCACCCCGCAGAAGATCGCCCGCGACCTCGTCGCACAGGTGCTCGGCAGCCGAGTCCCGATCGCTCGCCCGCTGCCCGACGACACCGCCGCCGACGAGACGCCGGCGGCCAAGAAGCCCGGCGCCTGA
- the acnA gene encoding aconitate hydratase (catalyzes the conversion of citrate to isocitrate), with the protein MSAVNSFGAKETLTVGSRDYTIFKIDTVEGYQRLPFSLKVLLENLLRTEDGANITADHIRALGGWDPAAEPDTEIQYTPARVIMQDFTGVPCIVDLATMREAVSALGGDPKKINPLAPAEMVIDHSVIADLFGTENALERNTDLEYERNGERYQFLRWGQTAFDDFKVVPPGTGIVHQVNIEYLARVTMTREVGGELLAYPDTCVGTDSHTTMVNGLGVLGWGVGGIEAEAAMLGQPVSMLIPKVVGFKLTGAIPTGVTATDVVLTITQMLRKHGVVGKFVEFYGAGVAEVPLANRATIGNMSPEFGSTAAMFPIDDVTLDYLRLTGRSEEQVQLVEEYSKAQSLWHDPSVEPVYSEYLELDLSTVVPSIAGPKRPQDRIELTHAKDQFEKDLVDYADVSHDLVDLTISESFPASDPGELQPEDARSLHAHTHHSHAPKVASNPTPVTIKENGEDFVLDHGAVAIAAITSCTNTSNPSVMLAAGLLARNAAKKGLKAKPWVKTTLAPGSKVVTDYYEKAGLTQDLEALGFYTVGYGCTTCIGNSGPLLDEISEAVNQNDLAVTAVLSGNRNFEGRINPDVKMNYLASPPLVIAYALAGSMNFDFEVDPLGQDSEGNDVFLKDIWPDAAEVQDTIDSSINEGMFVHQYASVFEGDERWKSLPTPTGSVFEWDEKSTYVRKPPYFEGMTLDTTPVTDIVDARVLAKLGDSVTTDHISPAGSIKADSPAGQYLTEHGIDRKDFNSYGSRRGNHEVMIRGTFANIRLKNQLLDGVEGGYTRDFTKPDAPQSFIYDASQNYQAQGTPLVILGGKEYGSGSSRDWAAKGTSLLGVRAVITESFERIHRSNLIGMGVVPLQFPAGETADSLGLDGTEVFSITGLEQLNEGTTPKTVHVVAEPSEHSPAGKQTVEFDAVVRIDTPGEADYYRNGGILQYVLRSLV; encoded by the coding sequence GTGTCTGCTGTGAACAGCTTCGGTGCGAAAGAGACCTTGACGGTCGGATCGCGTGACTACACGATCTTCAAGATCGACACCGTCGAGGGATACCAGCGGCTGCCCTTCAGCCTCAAGGTGCTCCTCGAGAACCTGCTCCGCACGGAGGACGGCGCGAACATCACCGCTGACCACATCCGCGCTCTGGGCGGCTGGGATCCGGCGGCCGAGCCGGACACCGAGATCCAGTACACGCCGGCCCGCGTCATCATGCAGGACTTCACCGGCGTCCCGTGCATCGTCGACCTCGCCACCATGCGCGAGGCGGTCTCCGCCCTCGGCGGCGACCCGAAGAAGATCAACCCGCTCGCGCCGGCCGAGATGGTCATCGACCACTCGGTCATCGCCGACCTGTTCGGTACCGAGAACGCGCTGGAGCGGAACACCGATCTCGAGTACGAGCGCAACGGCGAGCGGTACCAGTTCCTCCGCTGGGGCCAGACCGCGTTCGACGACTTCAAGGTCGTCCCGCCGGGCACCGGCATCGTGCACCAGGTCAACATCGAGTACCTCGCCCGCGTCACGATGACCCGCGAGGTGGGCGGCGAGCTGCTGGCCTATCCCGACACCTGTGTCGGCACCGACTCGCACACCACGATGGTCAACGGCCTCGGCGTCCTCGGCTGGGGCGTCGGCGGCATCGAGGCCGAGGCGGCCATGCTGGGCCAGCCGGTCTCGATGCTCATCCCCAAGGTGGTCGGCTTCAAGCTGACCGGCGCCATCCCGACCGGCGTGACCGCGACGGACGTCGTGCTCACCATCACGCAGATGCTGCGCAAGCACGGCGTGGTCGGCAAGTTCGTCGAGTTCTACGGCGCCGGCGTCGCCGAGGTTCCGCTCGCCAACCGCGCCACCATCGGCAACATGAGCCCGGAGTTCGGCTCCACCGCCGCGATGTTCCCGATCGACGACGTGACTCTCGACTACCTGCGCCTCACCGGCCGCAGCGAAGAGCAGGTCCAGCTGGTCGAGGAGTACTCCAAGGCGCAGAGCCTGTGGCACGACCCGTCGGTCGAGCCGGTCTACAGCGAATACCTCGAGCTCGATCTGTCGACGGTCGTCCCGTCCATCGCCGGCCCGAAGCGCCCGCAGGACCGCATCGAGCTGACTCACGCAAAGGACCAGTTCGAGAAGGACCTCGTCGACTACGCCGACGTCTCGCACGACCTCGTCGACCTGACCATCTCCGAGTCCTTCCCGGCCTCCGACCCCGGTGAGCTGCAGCCGGAGGACGCGCGCAGCCTCCACGCGCACACCCACCACAGCCACGCCCCGAAGGTGGCCTCCAACCCCACCCCGGTGACGATCAAGGAGAACGGCGAGGACTTCGTCCTCGACCACGGCGCCGTCGCGATCGCCGCGATCACATCGTGCACGAACACCTCCAACCCGTCGGTGATGCTCGCCGCCGGCCTCCTCGCCCGCAACGCGGCGAAGAAGGGCCTCAAGGCGAAGCCGTGGGTCAAGACCACGCTCGCGCCGGGCTCGAAGGTCGTCACCGACTACTACGAGAAGGCCGGACTCACCCAGGACCTCGAGGCGCTGGGCTTCTACACGGTCGGCTACGGCTGCACCACCTGCATCGGCAACTCGGGCCCGCTGCTCGACGAGATCTCCGAGGCGGTCAACCAGAACGATCTGGCCGTCACTGCAGTGCTCTCGGGCAACCGCAACTTCGAGGGCCGCATCAACCCCGATGTCAAGATGAACTACCTCGCGAGCCCGCCGCTGGTCATCGCGTACGCGCTCGCCGGTTCGATGAACTTCGACTTCGAGGTCGACCCGCTGGGTCAGGACTCCGAGGGCAACGACGTCTTCCTCAAGGACATCTGGCCCGACGCGGCCGAGGTGCAGGACACGATCGACTCGTCCATCAACGAGGGCATGTTCGTCCACCAGTACGCGTCGGTCTTCGAGGGCGACGAGCGCTGGAAGTCGCTGCCGACTCCGACCGGTTCGGTCTTCGAGTGGGACGAGAAGTCGACCTACGTGCGCAAGCCCCCGTACTTCGAGGGCATGACGCTCGACACGACGCCGGTCACCGACATCGTCGATGCCCGGGTGCTGGCGAAGCTCGGCGACTCCGTCACCACGGACCACATCTCGCCTGCCGGCTCCATCAAGGCGGACAGCCCGGCCGGCCAGTATCTCACCGAGCACGGCATCGACCGCAAGGACTTCAACTCGTACGGCTCGCGCCGAGGCAACCACGAGGTGATGATCCGCGGCACGTTCGCGAACATCCGCCTGAAGAACCAGCTTCTGGACGGCGTCGAGGGCGGCTACACCCGCGACTTCACGAAGCCGGACGCGCCGCAGTCGTTCATCTACGACGCGTCGCAGAACTACCAGGCGCAGGGCACCCCGCTCGTCATCCTCGGCGGCAAGGAGTACGGCTCCGGTTCGTCGCGCGACTGGGCGGCGAAGGGCACCAGCCTCCTCGGCGTCCGCGCGGTCATCACCGAGAGCTTCGAGCGCATCCACCGCTCGAACCTGATCGGCATGGGCGTCGTGCCGCTGCAGTTCCCGGCCGGCGAGACCGCCGACTCGCTGGGCCTCGACGGCACCGAGGTCTTCTCGATCACGGGCTTGGAGCAGCTGAACGAGGGCACCACGCCGAAGACGGTCCACGTCGTCGCCGAGCCGAGCGAGCACTCGCCCGCCGGCAAGCAGACCGTCGAGTTCGACGCGGTCGTCCGCATCGACACCCCAGGTGAGGCGGATTACTACCGCAACGGCGGCATCCTGCAGTACGTGCTGCGCAGCCTGGTCTGA
- a CDS encoding deoxyuridine 5'-triphosphate nucleotidohydrolase: MTDTVDVPIVAAFPPAYAHPGDAGADLSAAEAVALGPGERFTMPTGVSIALPDGYAAFVVPRSGLAMRHGITIVNAPGTVDAGYRGEIKVTLLNTDRSMPYDIAVGDRIAQLIVMPVTRARFVPVDTLPDSHRGSAGFGSSGYTVTEAGEHA; encoded by the coding sequence GTGACCGATACCGTCGATGTCCCGATCGTGGCCGCCTTCCCGCCCGCCTATGCGCACCCCGGGGATGCCGGCGCCGACCTCAGCGCCGCGGAGGCCGTCGCGCTCGGGCCGGGGGAGCGGTTCACCATGCCGACCGGGGTCTCCATCGCCCTGCCCGACGGATACGCGGCGTTCGTCGTCCCGCGCAGCGGCCTGGCCATGCGCCACGGGATCACCATCGTGAACGCGCCGGGCACCGTGGACGCGGGCTACCGCGGCGAGATCAAGGTCACCCTCCTCAATACCGACAGGTCGATGCCGTACGATATCGCCGTCGGCGACCGGATCGCCCAGCTGATCGTCATGCCGGTCACGCGCGCCCGGTTCGTCCCCGTCGACACCCTCCCGGACAGCCACCGCGGCAGCGCGGGCTTCGGCTCGTCCGGGTACACCGTCACCGAGGCAGGAGAACACGCGTGA
- a CDS encoding DNA-binding protein has translation MQDLKVIGVENGALVAVGDDGERFRIAVDEALQSKVRQVRQEAPADAPKLSPREVQAHIRSGMSAEDVAAVTGAPLEYVQRFEGPIIAEREHIVASALSVPVHTTDAVDPLGEGETFGSVIRDRLASLGVAGERWASWKDSETGWIVKLEFTADTIDHDARWSYDARKHALAPLNSEATTLSQAGELRGGALIPRLRAVLPHEGEPDTSRFDSGAFTFPAPSVDLLGPEITQPIEPLPQGRIPGANNSIPVSAMKRADEGAPRDLHQTADLLEALRRRRGEREAATYDDRGSAPEAPVHAESPVASPQEPTPSVSPFRVVDRPPVAEQPPLPLDVPAPPATPAPSNNDSGPQPSTRKKGRAAMPSWDEIVFGARTDDDLA, from the coding sequence ATGCAGGATCTGAAGGTCATCGGGGTCGAGAACGGCGCACTGGTCGCCGTCGGCGACGACGGTGAGCGTTTCCGCATCGCCGTCGACGAGGCGCTGCAGTCGAAAGTGCGGCAGGTGCGCCAGGAGGCGCCCGCCGACGCCCCCAAACTCTCTCCGCGCGAGGTCCAGGCGCACATCCGCTCCGGCATGTCAGCCGAGGACGTCGCGGCCGTGACGGGAGCGCCGCTGGAGTACGTCCAGCGTTTCGAGGGACCGATCATCGCGGAGCGCGAGCACATCGTCGCGAGCGCCCTCAGCGTCCCCGTGCACACCACCGACGCCGTCGACCCGCTCGGCGAGGGCGAGACCTTCGGGTCCGTCATCCGCGATCGGCTGGCCTCCCTCGGCGTCGCCGGCGAGCGCTGGGCGAGCTGGAAGGACAGCGAGACCGGCTGGATCGTGAAGCTCGAGTTCACCGCCGACACGATCGACCACGACGCGCGCTGGTCGTACGACGCCCGCAAGCACGCGCTGGCTCCGCTCAACTCCGAGGCGACCACGCTGTCCCAGGCGGGCGAGCTGCGCGGCGGGGCGCTCATCCCCCGCCTGCGTGCGGTGCTGCCGCACGAGGGCGAGCCGGACACGTCCCGCTTCGACAGCGGCGCTTTCACCTTCCCGGCGCCGTCGGTCGATCTACTCGGTCCCGAGATCACCCAGCCCATCGAGCCGCTGCCGCAGGGCCGCATCCCGGGGGCCAACAACTCCATTCCCGTGTCGGCCATGAAGCGCGCCGACGAGGGCGCCCCGCGCGACCTGCACCAGACGGCCGACCTGCTGGAGGCGCTGCGCCGCCGCCGGGGCGAGCGCGAGGCCGCCACCTACGACGACCGCGGGTCGGCGCCCGAGGCTCCGGTCCACGCCGAGTCGCCGGTCGCGTCTCCGCAGGAGCCGACGCCGTCGGTGTCGCCGTTCCGTGTCGTGGATCGTCCGCCTGTCGCCGAGCAGCCCCCGCTGCCTCTGGATGTGCCCGCGCCACCGGCCACCCCGGCGCCGTCGAACAACGACTCCGGCCCGCAGCCGTCGACCCGCAAGAAGGGCCGGGCTGCCATGCCGAGCTGGGACGAGATCGTCTTCGGCGCGCGCACGGACGACGACCTGGCGTGA
- a CDS encoding DNA topoisomerase IV produces the protein MTPADDQPAAGTTERIEDVDVTTEMQGSFLEYAYSVIYSRALPDARDGLKPVQRRILYMMTEMGLRPDRGHVKSARVTGEVMGKLHPHGDSAIYDALVRMAQDFTLRVPLVDGHGNFGSLDDGPAAARYTEARLAAAALAMTEDLDEDVVDFVPNYDNQLMQPDVLPAAFPNLLVNGASGIAVGMATNMAPHNLIEVVGAARHLLENPDATLDDLMAYVPGPDLPSGGTIAGLAGVRDAYATGRGSFRMRAKVTVESITARKSGLVVTELPYLVGPEKVIEKIKDGVNAKKLNGISDVTDLSDRQNGLRLVIGIKTGFSPEAVLEQLYRHTPLEEGFSINNVALVAGGPQTLGLRELLQVYLDHRVSVVTRRSQFRLARRKERLHLVEGLLIAILDIDEVIQVIRTSDDTEAARTRLMQVFDLSTLQADYILELRLRRLTRFSRIELETERDQLRAEIAELEELLASRQRINDLVSDEMEQVATRFGTPRRTLLTEAKPSIASASRSKAANVQLEVADVPTRVYLSTTGRILRVDAALGPDGEGGLDRIQPPARRSKHDAILSQLDTTSRSEIGAVTNRGRLIRFSPVDLPGVPANSIQLGAGVKVGDYLALADEKERILALVSLTDTERTIALGTRQGVVKRVAAGDWANKQEFEVISLKAGDEVVGATTVTDADELVFVASDAQLLRFAASTVRPQGRAAGGMAGINLGADARVIYFGAVAADDAAEAVVATIAASDATLPGADPGTAKVSDFAEFPAKGRATGGVRAQRFLKGESELVLAWAGRAPALAVAPDGVARTLPEGGARRDASGVPLDMVVGSIGRRLA, from the coding sequence ATGACACCAGCAGACGACCAGCCCGCCGCCGGAACGACGGAACGCATCGAAGACGTCGACGTCACGACCGAGATGCAGGGCTCGTTCCTCGAGTACGCCTACTCGGTGATCTACTCCCGAGCGCTCCCGGACGCCCGCGACGGCCTCAAGCCGGTGCAGCGCCGCATCCTGTACATGATGACCGAGATGGGACTGCGGCCGGATCGCGGCCACGTGAAGTCGGCGCGCGTCACCGGCGAGGTGATGGGAAAGCTGCACCCGCACGGCGACAGCGCCATCTACGACGCGCTGGTGCGCATGGCGCAGGACTTCACCCTCCGGGTGCCGCTGGTCGACGGCCACGGCAACTTCGGCTCGCTCGACGACGGCCCCGCGGCCGCCCGCTACACCGAGGCGCGCCTCGCCGCCGCGGCGCTCGCGATGACGGAGGACCTCGACGAGGACGTCGTCGACTTCGTCCCGAACTACGACAACCAGCTCATGCAGCCGGATGTGCTGCCCGCCGCCTTCCCCAACCTCCTGGTCAACGGCGCGAGCGGCATCGCGGTCGGCATGGCGACGAACATGGCACCGCACAACCTGATCGAGGTCGTCGGCGCCGCGCGGCACCTGCTCGAGAACCCGGACGCGACCCTCGACGACCTGATGGCGTACGTGCCTGGCCCCGACCTGCCGAGCGGGGGCACCATCGCCGGTCTCGCCGGCGTGCGCGACGCGTACGCGACGGGACGCGGCAGCTTCCGGATGCGCGCGAAGGTGACGGTCGAGTCCATCACGGCGCGCAAGAGCGGACTCGTCGTCACCGAGCTGCCCTACCTCGTCGGCCCCGAGAAGGTCATCGAGAAGATCAAGGACGGCGTCAACGCCAAGAAGCTCAACGGCATCTCCGACGTCACCGACCTCTCCGACCGTCAGAACGGCCTCCGGCTGGTCATCGGCATCAAGACCGGGTTCAGCCCGGAGGCGGTGCTCGAGCAGCTGTACCGGCACACGCCGCTGGAGGAGGGCTTCTCGATCAACAACGTCGCCCTCGTCGCCGGCGGCCCGCAGACCCTCGGCCTGCGCGAGCTGCTGCAGGTCTACCTCGACCACCGCGTCAGCGTGGTCACCCGTCGGTCGCAGTTCCGGCTCGCACGTCGCAAGGAACGCCTGCACCTGGTCGAGGGACTGCTCATCGCGATCCTCGACATCGACGAGGTCATCCAGGTCATCCGGACGTCCGACGACACGGAGGCGGCGCGCACCCGCCTGATGCAGGTGTTCGACCTGAGCACCCTGCAGGCGGACTACATCCTCGAGCTGCGCCTGCGCCGCCTGACGCGGTTCAGCCGTATCGAGCTCGAGACCGAGCGCGACCAACTGCGCGCCGAGATCGCAGAGCTGGAAGAGCTCCTCGCCTCGCGTCAGCGCATCAACGATCTGGTGTCGGATGAGATGGAGCAGGTGGCCACCCGTTTCGGCACCCCGCGCCGCACGTTGCTGACCGAGGCCAAGCCGTCGATCGCGAGCGCCTCCCGCAGCAAGGCGGCGAACGTGCAGCTGGAGGTGGCCGACGTCCCGACGCGCGTCTACCTGTCGACGACGGGGCGCATCCTGCGTGTGGACGCGGCGCTCGGGCCTGACGGGGAGGGCGGCCTCGACCGCATCCAGCCGCCGGCCCGCCGCAGCAAGCACGACGCGATCCTGTCGCAGCTGGACACGACGAGCCGCAGCGAGATCGGGGCGGTGACGAACCGCGGACGGCTGATCCGCTTCTCCCCCGTCGACCTGCCCGGCGTGCCGGCCAACTCCATCCAGCTCGGCGCGGGCGTGAAGGTCGGCGACTATCTGGCGCTCGCGGACGAGAAGGAGCGCATCCTCGCCCTCGTCTCCCTCACGGACACGGAGCGGACGATCGCTCTCGGCACCAGGCAGGGCGTCGTGAAGCGCGTGGCGGCGGGCGACTGGGCCAACAAGCAGGAGTTCGAGGTCATCTCGCTCAAGGCCGGCGACGAGGTCGTCGGCGCCACCACGGTGACGGACGCGGACGAGCTGGTCTTCGTCGCGAGCGACGCGCAGCTGCTGCGGTTCGCCGCCTCGACGGTCCGCCCGCAGGGACGCGCCGCGGGCGGCATGGCTGGCATCAACCTCGGGGCGGACGCGCGGGTCATCTACTTCGGCGCGGTGGCTGCCGACGACGCGGCCGAGGCTGTCGTCGCGACCATCGCGGCGAGCGACGCCACGCTGCCGGGCGCCGACCCGGGCACCGCCAAGGTGAGCGACTTCGCGGAGTTCCCGGCCAAGGGACGCGCGACGGGCGGCGTCCGCGCGCAGCGGTTCCTCAAGGGCGAGAGCGAGCTCGTCCTCGCCTGGGCCGGCCGGGCCCCCGCGCTGGCCGTCGCCCCCGACGGCGTCGCGCGCACCCTCCCCGAGGGCGGCGCCCGCCGCGACGCCTCGGGCGTGCCTCTGGACATGGTCGTCGGCTCCATCGGCCGCCGCCTCGCCTAA